A single window of Watersipora subatra chromosome 11, tzWatSuba1.1, whole genome shotgun sequence DNA harbors:
- the LOC137408364 gene encoding TNF receptor-associated factor 2-like, with amino-acid sequence MNGDSETLEYKRRHTVDDTEEKFRDLQIETKKRREMKSNEMEQQPLGFCSTDRPDFDDDIQPEEICCACKMPALQPIATRCGHTYCGHYMDSLKRENVSETQCLGTDEDSDDKHCHEKILVLNQTVDKALDRSINNKLIKCKNHALGCSDIFKLRKLAHHLDNICLFANVRCPNCKREQQRGQLEEHKAVCRSKACAFADIGCEHVSEPEGAASSSSSQTPEHSIGLHLALIYQLVASLRSASEFSAETLDSAMTRHSKSVTCQEQALSMLSNPNQQNSEAIAIQELRTNYGNKRGDAKKALEGYNRLVHVEYPAAVAEPVLRLKHQSQWLEHQEEDRNEFMTKFMQETNEIPILLNHGQMIFKLKDFSEKRMKAIKGELKRGVHGPLFYTHEFGYLMVPIVYPNGDGAGTGTHLSIFIAIKKGKFDALLPWPVVGRITISVLSQRRVGRETVKHSFRTDVASLSYHRPMQEMNQASGIPKALDLNLLKQPSDFLVEDTLFIQIVVEPQITDK; translated from the exons ATGAATGGAGACAGTGAAACGCTTGAATATAAACGTAGACACACTGTAGACGATACTGAAGAGAAGTTTAGAGATCTtcaaattgaaacaaaaaagcGGCGAGAAATGAAGTCAAATGAAATGGAACAACAACCATTAGGTTTCTGTAGCACTGATCGGCCTGACTTTGATGAT GACATCCAGCCTGAAGAGATATGTTGTGCATGCAAAATGCCTGCCCTCCAGCCAATCGCAACAAGATGTGGCCACACCTATTGTGGTCATTATATGGACAGCCTGAAAAGAGAGAACGTATCTGAAACGCAATGTCTCGGGACCGATGAAGATTCGGACGATAAACACTGCCATGAAAAGATTTTAGTTCTTAACCAGACGGTCGACAAAGCGTTAGATCGAAGTATCAACAATAAACTCATCAAATGTAAAAATCATGCTTTAGGTTGTTCAGATATATTCAAATTGCGCAAGCTTGCACATCATCTAGATAATATCTGCCTGTTCGCTAATGTTCGATGTCCAAACTGCAAACGAGAACAACAAAGAGGACAACTAGAAGAGCATAAGGCGGTATGTCGGTCTAAAGCCTGTGCGTTTGCTGACATCGGATGCGAGCATGTGAGCGAGCCCGAAGGTGCAGCATCATCATCATCCTCTCAGACTCCAGAGCACAGCATCGGCCTACATCTCGCTCTTATCTATCAATTGGTAGCCTCTCTCCGATCAGCCTCCGAGTTTAGCGCTGAAACATTGGATTCTGCCATGACACGACATTCAAAGTCAGTCACGT GTCAGGAACAGGCGCTGTCTATGCTATCTAACCCAAACCAGCAAAACTCTGAGGCTATTGCCATACAGGAGTTGCGCACCAACTATGGTAACAAACGGGGAGATGCGAAGAAGGCTTTAGAAGGTTACAATCGCCTTGTTCATGTAGAGTATCCTGCTGCTGTGGCTGAACCTGTCCTAAG gTTGAAGCACCAGAGCCAGTGGCTTGAGCACCAGGAGGAAGACCGTAATGAGTTCATGACTAAGTTCATGCAAGAGACAAATGAAATACCGATATTGCTGAATCATGGCCAAATGATATTCAAG CTGAAGGATTTTTCGGAGAAGAGGATGAAGGCGATAAAAGGAGAGTTGAAAAGAGGTGTGCATGGACCACTCTTCTACACGCACGAGTTTGGTTACTTGATGGTACCCATCGTTTATCCTAATGGCGATGGAGCTG GCACTGGAACCCACCTCTCCATCTTCATAGCCATCAAAAAG GGGAAGTTTGATGCACTTCTACCCTGGCCAGTAGTGGGCCGAATCACCATTTCGGTTCTAAGTCAACGACGGGTAGGCAGGGAGACAGTCAAACATTCTTTCCGAACAGATGTAGCTTCTCTTTCATACCATCG ACCCATGCAAGAGATGAATCAAGCAAGTGGAATTCCTAAAGCTCTTGACCTTAACCTCCTGAAGCAACCAAGTGACTTTTTGGTGGAAGATACACTTTTCATTCAGATAGTTGTGGAACCACAGATAACGGACAAGTGA